One Setaria viridis chromosome 5, Setaria_viridis_v4.0, whole genome shotgun sequence genomic region harbors:
- the LOC117855627 gene encoding uncharacterized protein, whose product MGCGGSKEAVVKGNSGSSRCNRFRKKSSVVADATQPSRVPPPSDNGSAVAPKANDKVITDTKDNATASTQKAIEEEKEEGIKNKADQVVKDSKEAFVVKEGNAPSTVNAIPENKEDEIKKDEAIIKDAKEVITIGKDKEASTEKATKDKEHEDKKDEVLKDKMVANQKADVASTENVIAEEEEDIKNDDTVELSMEGAVEDKKNEGDYKEMGTMEDDGATLTENDASSEDDVEESKEDDSVTFPVAMVTEGDGSVTFRVPYDAVTKDNDSVTFATAPANKTSNTVAMVTEEDGSVTFAVPVAPVTKDDDIVTFADAPATKDNGIVAMATEEDGSVTFAKPVAPVTKDGRSVTFTAAPATKDDGSVILAAAPTSEDNDIVTLTAAPVAKEEDVAEQPEPSDNEEVKNESELPEPTVFEDESMTEVDSTMEGEVGVAEQSKPSEDNEVKDDAELPDPTVVEQVVTEVVEALKVEDGRVDNVGEIKIEQDEESVSKELEEANSSAVLRDEDGKLNS is encoded by the coding sequence ATGGGCTGCGGTGGCTCCAAAGAAGCTGTGGTCAAAGGCAATTCCGGCAGCAGCAGATGCAACCGCTTCCGGAAGAAATCCAgcgtcgtcgccgacgccacccagcCGTCCCGTGTACCTCCACCATCTGATAATGGCTCTGCCGTAGCTCCGAAGGCCAATGACAAGGTGATCACTGATACAAAGGATAACGCAACCGCATCGACGCAGAAGGCCAttgaggaggagaaagaggaggggATCAAGAACAAGGCTGATCAGGTTGTCAAGGACAGCAAAGAAGCGTTCGTTGTGAAGGAGGGCAATGCGCCATCAACAGTGAATGCAATTCCAGAGAACAAAGAGGATGAAATCAAAAAGGATGAAGCAATTATCAAGGACGCTAAAGAAGTGATCACCATTGGGAAGGACAAAGAAGCATCGACTGAGAAGGCCACCAAGGATAAGGAACACGAGGACAAGAAAGATGAGGTTCTCAAGGATAAAATGGTTGCCAATCAGAAGGCTGACGTGGCATCAACCGAGAATGTCATcgccgaggaggaagaagatatcAAGAATGATGACACCGTCGAGTTATCGATGGAGGGAGCCGTCGAGGACAAGAAAAACGAGGGTGACTACAAAGAGATGGGAACTATGGAGGATGATGGGGCTACACTGACTGAGAATGATGCATCGTCCGAGGATGATGTCGAGGAGAGCAAGGAGGATGACAGTGTCACCTTCCCAGTTGCAATGGTGACCGAGGGGGATGGCAGTGTTACCTTCAGAGTACCGTATGATGCCGTGACCAAGGACAATGATAGTGTTACCTTCGCAACTGCCCCGGCGAACAAGACCAGCAACACGGTTGCCATGGTGACTGAGGAGGATGGAAGTGTGACCTTTGCAGTACCAGTTGCCCCTGTGACCAAGGATGACGACATTGTTACCTTCGCTGATGCCCCAGCAACAAAGGACAATGGCATAGTTGCCATGGCGACCGAGGAGGATGGCAGTGTCACCTTTGCAAAACCGGTAGCCCCCGTGACCAAGGATGGTCGCAGTGTTACCTTTACGGCTGCCCCTGCGACCAAGGACGATGGCAGTGTTATCTTGGCAGCTGCCCCGACAAGCGAAGACAATGACATTGTCACCTTAACGGCTGCCCCGGTTGCCAAGGAGGAGGACGTGGCAGAGCAACCTGAGCCTTCTGACAATGAAGAGGTGAAAAATGAGTCAGAGCTCCCAGAGCCTACTGTTTTTGAGGATGAGTCCATGACCGAAGTTGATAGCACAATGGAAGGGGAGGTGGGGGTGGCAGAGCAATCTAAACCTTCTGAAGATAATGAGGTAAAAGATGATGCAGAGCTCCCAGATCCTACTGTTGTTGAGCAGGTGGTGACCGAAGTTGTCGAGGCATTGAAAGTGGAGGACGGGAGGGTGGACAACGTTGGGGAGATCAAGATCGAGCAGGATGAGGAGAGTGTCTCCAAAGAGCTAGAGGAGGCGAATTCTAGTGCAGTTTTGAGAGATGAGGATGGTAAGCTGAATTCTTGA
- the LOC117855629 gene encoding 6-phosphogluconate dehydrogenase, decarboxylating 1: MALTRIGLAGLAVMGQNLALNIAEKGFPISVYNRTTSKVDETVQRAKVEGNLPVYGFHDPASFVSSIQKPRVVIMLVKAGAPVDQTIATLAAHLEQGDCIIDGGNEWYENTERREKAMEERGLLYLGMGVSGGEEGARNGPSLMPGGSFEAYKYIEDILLKVAAQVPDSGPCVTYIGKGGSGNFVKMVHNGIEYGDMQLIAEAYDVLKSVGKLTNSELQQVFSEWNKGELLSFLIEITADIFGIKDEQGEGYLVDKVLDKTGMKGTGKWTVQQAAELSVAAPTIEASLDSRFLSGLKDERVEASKIFQGDYSTGLPVDKAQLIEDVRQALYASKICSYAQGMNIIKAKSSEKGWALNLGELARIWKGGCIIRAIFLDRIKKAYDRNPDLANLLVDPEFAQEIMDRQAAWRRVVCLAINNGVSTPGMSASLAYFDSYRRDRLPANLVQAQRDYFGAHTYERVDMPGSFHTEWFKTARNSKI, encoded by the coding sequence ATGGCTCTCACAAGAATTGGCCTCGCTGGCCTTGCGGTCATGGGGCAGAACCTTGCCCTCAACATTGCGGAGAAAGGGTTCCCCATCTCAGTCTACAACAGGACGACCTCCAAGGTTGATGAGACGGTGCAGCGCGCCAAGGTGGAGGGAAACCTCCCAGTATATGGTTTCCATGACCCTGCATCCTTCGTGAGCTCCATTCAGAAGCCCCGCGTCGTCATCATGCTTGTCAAGGCTGGGGCGCCGGTCGATCAGACCATTGCCACCCTTGCGGCGCACCTGGAGCAGGGCGATTGTATCATTGATGGAGGAAATGAGTGGTATGAGAAcacggagaggagggagaaggcaaTGGAGGAGCGTGGGCTCCTATATCTTGGCATGGGTGTCTccggaggagaggagggtgcCCGCAATGGCCCGTCATTGATGCCTGGAGGCTCCTTTGAGGCGTACAAGTACATTGAAGATATTCTTCTAAAGGTGGCTGCCCAGGTCCCTGATAGCGGCCCCTGTGTCACATACATTGGCAAAGGTGGATCAGGTAACTTTGTCAAGATGGTTCACAATGGAATTGAATACGGTGACATGCAACTGATTGCTGAGGCATATGATGTTCTCAAGTCAGTTGGCAAGCTCACAAACAGTGAACTGCAGCAGGTGTTCTCTGAGTGGAACAAGGGTGAGCTCCTCAGTTTCTTGATTGAGATCACAGCCGACATTTTTGGTATCAAGGATGAGCAGGGTGAAGGCTACCTGGTCGACAAGGTCCTGGACAAGACCGGGATGAAAGGAACTGGGAAATGGACGGTCCAGCAGGCTGCTGAACTCTCTGTGGCTGCTCCTACAATTGAGGCATCCTTGGACTCCAGGTTCCTCAGCGGTCTGAAGGACGAACGGGTCGAGGCTTCCAAAATCTTCCAAGGTGACTACTCCACTGGCCTACCAGTGGACAAGGCGCAGCTGATCGAAGATGTGAGGCAAGCTCTGTACGCCTCCAAGATCTGCAGTTACGCGCAGGGCATGAACATCATCAAGGCCAAGAGCTCAGAGAAGGGATGGGCCCTCAACCTTGGTGAGCTAGCAAGGATCTGGAAGGGAGGGTGCATCATCCGTGCCATCTTCCTTGACCGCATCAAGAAGGCCTACGACAGGAACCCCGACCTTGCCAACCTTCTTGTGGACCCTGAGTTCGCCCAGGAGATCATGGACAGGCAAGCTGCATGGCGCAGGGTTGTCTGCCTAGCCATCAACAATGGTGTTAGCACCCCAGGCATGTCTGCGAGTCTGGCCTACTTCGACTCCTACCGCAGGGACAGGCTGCCCGCCAACCTGGTCCAGGCACAGAGGGACTACTTCGGAGCTCACACCTACGAGAGGGTTGACATGCCTGGTTCTTTCCACACCGAGTGGTTCAAGACTGCGCGCAACTCCAAGAtctga
- the LOC117855630 gene encoding probable feruloyl esterase A, whose protein sequence is MERRGLLRVALLLCLLAVCSGRELTSKHNPSTTIYNSTLAKILVEYAAAIYTADLTQLFTWTCARCGDLIKGFEMIEIVVDVENCLEAYVGYASDINATIVVFRGTQENSIQNWVEDLLWKQLDLDYPGMPEAMVHRGFYSAYHNTTLRDGVVSGIQKTRKFYGDIPIMITGHSMGGAMASFCALDLVVNYRLDGVRLMTFGQPRIGNAAFASYFKTYLPHAIRVTHAHDIVPHLPPYFSFFPQKTYHHFPREVWIHNVGLGTLMYSVEKICDDSGEDPTCSRSVTGTSVRDHIYYLGVSMHAEDWSSCRIVMDYSKLQYQMDLNGNVVLSKQPGLSSDRGFSAQ, encoded by the exons ATGGAGCGCCGCGGGTTGCTCAGGGTGGCTCTTTTGCTCTGCTTACTTGCTGTTTGCTCAGGGAGAG AACTTACGAGTAAACATAATCCCTCCACTACCATATACAACTCCACTCTTGCCAAGATACTTGTGGAGTATGCTGCAGCA ATCTATACTGCTGATTTGACACAATTGTTTACTTGGACATGTGCTAGATGCGGTGACTTGATCAAG GGGTTCGAGATGATAGAGATTGTTGTAGATGTTGAGAACTGCTTGGAG GCATATGTTGGTTATGCTAGTGATATCAATGCTACCATTGTTGTGTTTAGAGGAACTCAAGAGAACAG CATCCAGAATTGGGTAGAGGACTTGTTATGGAAACAACTTGATCTTGACTACCCTGGCATGCCTGAAGCGATG GTGCACCGAGGGTTTTATTCTGCTTACCACAACACAACACTACGTGATGGGGTAGTCAGTGGTATTCAAAAGACTAGGAAATTTTACGGAGATATTCCAATCATGATCACGGGGCATTCAATGGGTGGAGCTATGGCTTCATTTTGTGCACTGGATCTTGTT GTGAACTACAGATTGGATGGCGTAAGACTGATGACGTTTGGGCAGCCTCGTATAGGCAATGCTGCTTTTGCCTCTTATTTCAAGACATACTTGCCTCATGCAATTCGAGTTACTCATGCCCACGATATCGTGCCTCACCTGCCACCATACTTCTCATTCTTCCCACAGAAGACCTACcaccacttcccaagagag GTATGGATCCATAACGTTGGACTAGGAACCCTAATGTACTCTGTGGAGAAGATCTGCGATGATTCTGGCGAAGACCCAACATGCAGCAG GTCGGTAACTGGAACCAGCGTGCGAGACCATATATACTATCTCGGCGTCAGCATGCATGCAGAAGACTGGAGCAGCTGCAGAATCGTCATGGACTACAGCAAATTGCAGTATCAGATGGACCTCAACGGTAATGTCGTATTGTCGAAGCAACCTGGTTTGTCGAGTGATAGAGGATTCAGTGCCCAGTGA